DNA from Candidatus Omnitrophota bacterium:
CACCACCGCGCAGGTGGCCAAGAAATCGCACTCCACAAAGAGCCGGTAGCTGCATTCTCTATCCGAGTGCGGTCTCTTCTTGGGCTCGGTGATGTGCCGGTTATCCTCTCCAATCTTCTCCACATAAGTGAGAGCCCCGACCAAAGCAATGTCCGGGGAGGAATCAAAGACAGCCAAATGCTTTTCGAGTTTTTCCGGGAGCCAGAGATCGTCGTCATCCAAGAAGGCAATGAACTCGCCATTGGCCTGCTGCAGGCCGAAATTCCTGGCTGCGGAGACCCCGTAATGGGGGCGATTGTGAAAATGAATGCGCGAATCCCGGGCGGCCAATTCCCCGGCTGCAGCGCAAAGTTCCGCGCTGGCGCCGTCACCGATAAGGAGAAGCTCCCAGTCCGGGAGGGTTTGCGCCTGCACACTGAAAACAGCCTGCTGCAGAAGCTCGACTCGATCCCGGGTGGGCAGGATCACACTGACCTTGGGCATTGAATTATCTTTCGTGCGCGCTAGAACTGCTGGTCGATGATCCCGGCCTCAAGCCACTTGTACTCATCGTCCAGGATCCCGTCCGCAATCTTCCTGGCCTGGGAATCGCTATTGTCCCAATGGTCTTCAAAGAGGCGCTCTACGCGGCGGCGGGAATCCCGGCAAAAAAGATCCGCCAGCTTAAGAGCCTCTTTGGCGTGTTCCCTTTTGTCGATGCGGGACTTGGCCAGAGCAATAGTAGAGGCCATGGCAAAGAGCTCGGTACCCACATCCATTAGGCGGAAGAGGATGCGCTGCCGCTTTTCCAGCTTGGCCTGGTACACCATGCAGTTATGGAAGAGCGCCCGGGCCAAACGATGGCTGGTGCGTTCCACATAGCGCAGGTGATGGCCGAGAAGACTGCCCTGCTTTTGATGTTTGGGCCAGAAGGTCCAGTTAAGCCAGCGTCGCGGATACCAATTCGCATAAAAGGCCGCCGCCTTCTTAAAGGCTGATGCCTTTTCCTTG
Protein-coding regions in this window:
- a CDS encoding glycosyltransferase family 2 protein, with the translated sequence MPKVSVILPTRDRVELLQQAVFSVQAQTLPDWELLLIGDGASAELCAAAGELAARDSRIHFHNRPHYGVSAARNFGLQQANGEFIAFLDDDDLWLPEKLEKHLAVFDSSPDIALVGALTYVEKIGEDNRHITEPKKRPHSDRECSYRLFVECDFLATCAVVLRRSLVEGILFDEGMRVCEDWDYWVRVAEHHPYRFLEEALSVYRRHETNIGNDPVAVADGHLLALDKIQPCRRQGITHGLLRRRKAYEWYSIGVLWMDEREFDGARKAFGRALCLQPTVGLDRGRDSEEAAWKRLLKPYRFWFSCLKARISNTMRPQP